In one Drosophila pseudoobscura strain MV-25-SWS-2005 chromosome X, UCI_Dpse_MV25, whole genome shotgun sequence genomic region, the following are encoded:
- the LOC6901796 gene encoding uncharacterized protein, with translation MDTQLDARVQFPASFPETFKNFFDMMNEDEDHAELFAHMLEDKVIPIPRPKPRKMNPQRGRCGGSFRSNSASGRSDRDDSTDRSFQFEMQQQQHRQHLQQLQNAPRGRRASISSGGEFYRETSDSNEPSVHYSYLSPGRIHTLRSTHDRNAQHHNSPGLSHTGLGPMLLGTNVSSSSSGTNMQLTPGPEGGGGLGGGGGGGGGNVPPASADHLRPRLPQEQPGIPQESPQSSFHSHHNLQLEVSAGSTSGYTPPSVATGGSSSGYHHAYGPQMQVPARSGAIRRQLPVNGASSVAVAIDAFGRMELDDEERRSCTDRIFDVAFSWISMCVCADAECMKATDRFDEPTPASRPEKSYSNGQNRPLYEMERAGVGHQRMLPIPPVNSRHSGGFRNRPIVEAWVQQENDRNLIRSSAVSVVHSQSRHADPRNIESVGAVQDWQHLRNIEAPPPRYEEYIFAAQHAGGSRQDLRRGSAAEPNMQHSVRRYMLQEVHPRSLHSVEHSREHADVSRVLTIQQAMCGAVSPQYGTVVDHPPPSYSEARAIAGVVPVNEMSSGLGASGSVPVEAGCSTPKRARQVHIEREPPVGAAAAYPARGQRHNSSGTLLVPVLSNRAAHSQRRRTSSMPAERPRVSMSLPLLPLSSSPPSLPSASLSSSAFSQPQRAEVRQAVKHAEDQGMEYYRLRSFSITSNGVCNLGDSLRRRRSRSNNSVTSGGTSYSGIRYYNRNASGNIIERALSQQTLSGEPPTFRIAMLGSPAVGKSALSFQFTTSDHICGYDLSLEMEYGQKTVSVLVDDVESDIEVVDHPACEMSTEAFCATYDIDLFVVVYSVLDVYSFRNAERVLHYLRENDMLLSRGAILVGNKADLERHRAVPQEMGHKVATEIPCKFIETSAGLCHNVNELLVGVVAQVKLNPQRLSMLSPADLERVNMQSSIQNHRRMHLERQLSMCQSDHGLAPDAEDDPNRPHISLRDILNVGESDLEDSGETYAQRRHRLMTRFEFLAAKIRNESVTPISPVGKRCSIGAATSDNKVARLQRRAMDDSHLGRRVWARPECRKHLSLFNCNGRVKKMTARTKTFVSSLLRFKASHWLSRRTSSSCTDLFAI, from the exons ATGGATACCCAGCTGGATGCGCGGGTCCAATTTCCGGCCTCGTTTCCGGAAACGTTCAAGAATTTCTTCGACATGATGAACGAAGACGAGGACCATGCAGAGCTCTTTGCCCACATGCTGGAGGATAAG GTAATACCCATACCGCGACCCAAGCCCAGAAAGATGAACCCGCAGCGCGGACGCTGCGGTGGCAGCTTCCGAAGCAACAGCGCCAGCGGCCGCTCTGATCGTGACGACAGCACCGATCGCAGCTTCCAGTTtgaaatgcagcagcagcagcatcgccagcatctgcagcagcttcaaAATGCTCCACGCGGACGCCGCGCCAGCATTAGTAGCGGTGGAGAATTCTATCGCGAAACAAGCGACAGTAACGAGCCGTCGGTCCACTACTCCTACTTGTCCCCCGGACGCATTCACACGCTCCGCTCGACCCATGACCGCAACGCTCAACACCATAACAGTCCAGGCCTCAGCCATACCGGCCTCGGGCCCATGCTTTTGGGCACAAATGTAAGTTCCAGCTCCAGTGGCACGAATATGCAACTGACGCCGGGTCCTGAAGGCGGCGGGGGCttgggcggtggcggtggcggtggcggcggcaatGTACCGCCAGCAAGCGCCGACCATCTCAGGCCAAGACTGCCTCAAGAGCAGCCAGGTATCCCGCAAGAG TCGCCCCAATCTTCATTCCATTCACATCATAATTTACAGCTAGAGGTCAGCGCTGGTTCCACAAGTGGCTACACACCACCATCAGTGGCCACCGGTGGATCCTCAAGCGGCTATCACCATGCATACGGGCCACAAATGCAAGTACCGGCCCGGTCAGGAGCCATCCGTCGCCAGCTGCCGGTTAATGGGGCCAGCAGTGTAGCAGTAGCTATCGATGCGTTCGGGCGAATGGAGCTGGATGACGAGGAGCGTAGAAGCTGTACGGATCGCATCTTTGACGTCG CCTTCTCATGGATATCTATGTGTGTCTGCGCAGATGCCGAGTGTATGAAAGCGACAGACAGATTTGACGAACCTACGCCTGCGTCCCGCCCAGAAAAGTCTTACAGCAACGGCC AGAATCGCCCACTGTATGAGATGGAGCGTGCCGGGGTGGGTCACCAGCGGATGCTGCCCATACCGCCGGTCAACAGCAGACACAGCGGCGGCTTTCGAAACCGGCCCATCGTAGAGGCGTGGGTCCAGCAGGAGAACGATCGGAATCTAATACGAAGCTCCGCAGTCTCCGTGGTGCACAGCCAGAGTCGACATGCGGACCCGAGGAACATCGAATCCGTGGGGGCCGTACAGGATTGGCAGCATCTGAGAAATATTGAAGCTCCGCCACCGCGATACGaagaatatatttttgctGCCCAGCATGCAGGCGGCAGCCGG CAAGACCTTCGTCGTGGCTCCGCGGCGGAACCAAACATGCAGCACTCGGTCCGGCGCTATATGCTACAAGAGGTTCATCCACGCAGCTTGCATAGCGTCGAGCACAG CAGAGAGCACGCGGATGTATCCAGGGTTTTGACCATACAGCAAGCCATGTGCGGAGCGGTTTCCCCGCAGTACGGCACCGTGGTCGACCACCCACCACCCTCATATAGCGAAGCGAGAGCCATCGCTGGCGTGGTCCCCGTAAATGAAATGTCCAGCGGACTGGGAGCCAGTGGTTCGGTACCCGTAGAGGCAGGGTGCAGCACACCGAAACGCGCACGCCAAGTGCATATCGAGCGGGAGCCTCCCGTCGGCGCGGCAGCGGCATACCCAGCGCGGGGACAACGGCATAACAGCTCTGGCACCTTGTTGGTGCCGGTACTCAGCAACCGCGCGGCGCACAGCCAGCGAAGGAGAACATCCAGTATGCCGGCCGAGCGCCCCAGGGTGAGTATG TCACTTCCTCTCTTGCCTCTCTCGTCCTCTCCTCCATCTCTTCCATCTGCATCACTGTCGTCCTCTGCCTTTTCCCAGCCACAACGCGCGGAGGTGCGTCAGGCGGTGAAACATGCAGAAGATCAGGGCATGGAGTACTACCGCCTGCGCAGTTTTAGTATTACCTCGAACGGGGTATGCAATTTAGGGGACTCCCTGCG ACGCCGCAGGTCACGCTCGAACAACTCAGTGACATCGGGGGGTACCTCTTACAGCGGCATTCGATACTACAATAG AAACGCATCGGGGAATATCATCGAAAGGGCCCTATCACAGCAGACACTGTCCGGAGAGCCGCCCACCTTCAGAATTGCTATGCTTGGTAGTCCTGCGGTTGGGAAGTCAGCCCTATCGTTCCAGTTTACCACCTCGGACCATATTTGCGGCTACGACCTAAGTCTTG AGATGGAATATGGACAGAAGACGGTGTCTGTACTGGTGGATGACGTTGAATCGGACATTGAAGTTGTGGATCATCCCGCCTGCGAAATGTCG ACGGAGGCTTTTTGCGCTACATACGACATCGACCTGTTTGTGGTCGTCTACTCTGTGCTGGACGTCTACTCGTTCCGGAATGCGGAACGCGTGTTGCATTATTTGCGGGAAAACGACATGCTGCTTAGCCGCGGCGCCATATTGGTGGGGAACAAGGCGGACCTGGAACGCCATCGCGCTGTGCCCCAAGAGA TGGGCCACAAAGTGGCCACGGAGATTCCCTGCAAGTTCATCGAGACGTCGGCGGGGCTGTGCCACAATGTCAATGAGCTGTTGGTGGGTGTGGTGGCTCAGGTCAAACTGAATCCCCAGCGCCTGAGCATGCTCAGTCCGGCCGACCTGGAGCGCGTGAATATGCAGAGCAGCATCCAAAACCACAGACGCATGCACCTGGAGCGCCAACTGAGCATGTGCCAGAGTGACCACGGGCTGGCTCCGGATGCCGAAGACGACCCCAATCGTCCGCACATCAGTCTGCGAGACATTCTGAATGTGGGAGAGAGTGATCTGGAGGACTCCGGGGAAACCTATGCCCAGCGGCGACATCGCCTCATGACCCGGTTTGAATTCCTGGCGGCCAAGATCCGCAACGAATCGGTGACACCGATCAGCCCTGTTGGCAAGCGATGCTCCATCGGCGCCGCGACCTCGGACAATAAGGTCGCGAGACTGCAGCGCCGGGCCATGGACGACTCGCATCTAGGTCGGCGCGTGTGGGCTCGTCCGGAGTGCAGAAAGCACCTGTCCCTCTTCAATTGCAACGGCAGGGTCAAGAAGATGACGGCACGCACCAAGACGTTTGTTTCGTCGCTGCTACGCTTCAAGGCATCCCACTGGCTGAGTCGTCGCACCTCTTCCAGCTGCACCGATCTCTTTGCGATTTAA